CCGGCCAGGATGATGGCACTGCCAAACTCCATGGTGCAATCCCTTCTAAACCCGAATTATTGGAACAATACCACCGGCACAAGGTTGCCGCCAAATGAATTTTCTCAGGATCAGGTTTCGAGACCTGTTGCCTGGAATTCCGCAACTTTTTCGGTTGCCGCTTGACAATCGGCCTACGGTCTATAAAATGGGTCGTCTTCTTCTTAATGCCGACCTGCCAGAAATCCCAGGTCTTTTTCCAAAGGCGGCCAGTTTGCTCCGAAATATTCCGAAAATCGACAAGGTTCTGGATTGGCCCGAGGTGAGGGGCCTGCTTGAAGACCATACCCGTCCACTGGTGATCGAGGCCATTCGCGAGACATTGGACCAGATCCGCCAGGACATTCTTGCAGCTCAACCCGCCGTGGACATTCCCGCCCAGGAAAAAATAACCGAGCAAATCGGCATTTGCCTTAAAAACAGATCCCTTCCCGGTCTGCGCCGGGTCATCAACGGGACCGGTGTCGTTCTCCATACCAACCTGGGCCGCGCCATCCTTTCGGGATCACTGGAAAAAGAGCTGTCTGAGGCGGCCTTCTGCTACAGCACCCTGGAGTTCAATCTTGAAACGGGAACCCGTGGCACACGCGCAGTGCATGTGGAAAAACTTCTGTGCGAGCTGACCGGAGCGGAGACGGCGGTAGTGGTCAACAATAACGCCGCTGCAGTTCTGCTGGCCCTATCCACCCTTGCCCGCAATAAAGAAGTCGTCGTCTCCCGTGGCGAACTGGTTGAAATTGGAGGTTCCTTCCGCATCCCGGAAGTCATGGCCCAGAGCGGTGCCATCCTGCGGGAAGTCGGGGCTACCAATCGAACCCATGGGCGGGACTACAAGTCAGCCGTTACCGGTGAAACCGCTTTGCTGCTGAAGGTGCACACCAGCAATTTTGCCCTGGTCGGATTCACCTCGGAGGTTTCCGTCGAGGAACTGGTGGCCATTGGGCGGGAGACCTCTCTGCCGGTCATGGTTGACGCGGGCAGCGGCACATTCATCAACCTTCAGGCTTATGGTCTACCAGGGGAAAAGGCGATTCGCGAATACCTTGACGCCGGCGCCGACCTGGTCACCTTCAGCGGCGACAAGCTCCTTGGCGGTCCACAGGCCGGTATCATCGTCGGCAAAAAAAGTCTGTTGGAGCCGATGAAACGGAATCCCCTGCTGCGGGCGCTGCGCCTCGACAAGCTGACCCTGACCGCCCTTGAAGGCACGCTGCGCCTGTACCGGGATGAACGGGAAGCACTCCGCCGGATTCCCGTCCTGCGAATGTTGACTGAAACGGCCGGAGAGCTGGCTGGTCGCGCCGGTCGTACCGTGCGGCGTCTTCGTCAACGGCTTCCCCGCAGCGTTTCCCTGAAAACACTAAAGGGTTTTTCCCAGGTCGGGGGCGGCTCATTCCCCCTGCTGGAACTGCCGACAACCCTGATCGCAGTCTCGATCGAAGGTCTCAGTGCCCAGATGCTGGAGGAAAAGTTGAGAAAAAGAACCCTCCCCATCATCGGCCGGATTTCACAAGGGCACTATCTTCTCGATCCCAGAACCCTTGCTGAAAAAGACGTCGCCGACATCGCATCGGCGCTCCAGGAGATCTCCTCTGTCCACTGACATCCCCTTGGAACCAATCTTCTCTTAAAAAAAGGAGCGTTTTCCACGATCAGGAAAACGCTCCTTTCCATTTACTGAAAAATTAGCGGTTATTTCAGTTTACCAAGGATCTCCTCAAGCCCAAGAGCCTCCGCCCAGGGAACCTCGACATATTGTCCATCCTTCTTGAGCATCGGCGTCAGCGGTTGATCATTATACTTCAGCTCGAGGCCGAGACGCCCTTTCAGGCAGAGCGGCCTGCCTTCTCCGGGTCCCTGGGCAACGACCCCGACAGGCTTTCCGTTCCTTTTGACCAGGTCGAAGTTACAACCCGCTTCACACCAGGTGCATTTGACCTCTTCCTTCGTCACTTCCCAGGTCCGGGCTTTGCCGGCCAGAGAGGTGTAAGTCAGAGCCCCCACCGGGCAGACCGACACGCAACGGGCGCAGGAAACACAGGCGGATTCGGCCAGGCTGGCGTCCAATGCCGTTGAAACCTTGGTCTTGAATCCGCGATAGGCCAGATCGATAACGGCCCGGTCCTCCACGTCCTTGCAGGTCCGGACACATTTGGCGCACAGGATACATTTGTTCATATCCCGGCTGATGTAGGGGTTGCTATTGTCGAACTCGTAGTTTTTCCTCGCCCCGCCGAAGCTGGGCTGCTTGACATCGTAGCGGAAGGCATAGTCCTGCAGACGGCAGTTGCCGGCCTTTTCGCAGGTCAGACAATCCATGGGATGGTTGGCCAGCATCAGCTCGAGGATGGTCTTCCTGGCCTCGACCACCGTTGGAGATTCGGTTTCGACAACCATGCCGGGCGCAGCCTCGATGCAGCAGGAAGCGACCAGGGCGCGAGCTCCCTTCACCTCCACCACGCAGATGCGGCAACCGCCATAATTGGGACTGTTCTCATCATGACAAAATGTCGGAATAAAGAAGCCCGCTCCCAAAGCTGCATCCAGCAACTTGGTACCTTTGGGGACCGTGACCTCCTGGCCATTTATGGTTAAAGATACAGTAGACAATGTTTATCTCCTTCTTTCACGCAAGATTCAATGAGCTCTTTACGTCGAGAAAATCGGCACAAACAGTCTGCGTGCCGGCTACTGACCATTACGCCTGCACAATCGCGCCGAACTTGCACTTGGGCACGCAGGCGCCGCACTTGACGCAGGCCTTCGGGTCGATGACATGGGGCTTTTTCTTCTCGCCGCTGATGGCCCCGACAGGGCAGGCCTTGATACAGACCGTGCAACCCACGCATTTGTCTTCCACGATGGTGTAAGTCAGCAGCGCCGGACAGACCCCTGCGGGACAGCGCTTCTCGTTGATGTGCGCCTCGTACTCGTTGCGGAAGTACCGCAGCGTAGTGAGCACGGGGTTCGGAGCTGTCTGGCCGAGGGCGCACAGGGCCGAGCCCTTGATGTTCCTGGCCAGCCGCTCGAGGGTGGCGATGTCGTCGGCCTGGCCTTCGCCTTCGCAGATCCGCTCGAGGATTTCCAGCAGACGCTTGGTCCCTTCGCGACAGGGGGTGCACTTGCCGCAGGATTCGAGCTGGGTGAAAGTGAGGAAGAATTTGGCGACGTCGACCATGCAGGTGGACTCGTCCATGAAGACCAGGCCGCCGGAACCCATCATGGCGCCGGCGCCGATCAGGGAGTCGTAGTCGATGGGGAGATCGAGCTGTTCGGTAGGGAGACAGCCGCCGGAGGGACCGCCGCTCTGCACCGCCTTGAACTTCTTGCCGCCCAGGATGCCGCCGGCGATGTCTTCCACGATCTCGCGCAGGGTGATCCCCATGGGCACTTCGCACAGACCGGTGTGGTTGATCTTGCCGGTCAGACAGAAAACCTTGCTCCCCTTGCTCTTCTCGGTGCCCATGGAGGCGTACCAGTCACCGCCGTTACGGACGATAAAGGGGACGTTGGCGAAGGTCTCGACGTTGTTGAGGCAGGTCGGTTTCTGCCACAGGCCTTTGTGAGCGGGGAACGGCGGACGGACGCGGGGCATGCCGCGCTGACCTTCGATGGAGTTGAGCAGGGCGGTCTCTTCGCCGCAGACGAAGGCGCCGGCGCCGGCCTTGATGCGGATCTTGAAGTTGAACCCGCTGCCCAGAATGTTTTGACCCATCAGACCCATTTTTTCGGCCGTTTCGATCGCCAGGTTCAGACGCTTGATGGCGAGCGGGTATTCGGCGCGGCAGTAGATGACCCCTTCGTCGGCGCCGATGGCATAGCCGGCAATCATCATCCCTTCAAGGATCGCATGGGGGTCTCCTTCCAGGACGCTGCGGTCCATGAAGGCGCCGGGATCGCCTTCGTCGGCGTTGCAGACGATGTATTTCTTGTCGCCTGGGGCATCGTGCACGAACTGCCACTTATTGCCGGTCGGGAATCCGCCGCCGCCGCGGCCGCGCAGCCCGGACTTTTTGATTTCGTCGATGATCTCCAGCCGGGTCATGGTCAGGGCCTTCTCGATGCCCGCGTAACCGCCGGTAGCGATGTAGTCTTCGATGCTTTCCGGATTGGTCCGGCCAAGACGGGAGGTGACCGAACGGACTTGCTTTTTGTAGTATCCGGACTGGTCCATCACCGCGATCCCTTCATAGGGAGTGGCGTCTCCGGCAATCTGAATGGCGGCCAGGTCAAGAACGGGGGTCTTGTCGACGACGTGGCTCTCGATCAGCTGAGCAACCTTGTCGGGGTAGATGCCGCCGTAGACCACGCTGGCCGATCCCGGCAGAGAGATCTCCACCGCGGGCTCGGCAAAACACATGCCGATACAGCTGGTGAAGTCTACATCCAAATCCAGCCCGCGGTTGGCAACTTCGCTCTTAATGGCCTCCATGACCTTGTTGCCGCCGGCGGCGATACCGCAGGTCCCCAGTCCGACCACGATCCGGGGGCGGTTCAGTTTCTCCTTGTACTGCTCCTCGATTGAGGAACGCATCTGCTTCAACTGGCTCATTATTTCCCCCCTTACGCGTACTGTTCCAGAATTTTGTCCAGACCGTCAGTCGTCAGGCGGCCGTGGGTATCATCGTTGATCATGATGCAAGGCGCCAAACCGCACGCCCCGATACAAGCCACCGATTCCAGGGTGAATCGCAGATCCTCCGTGGTCCCGCCATTCTCGACGCCCAGGATCTCTTGCAGTTTGTCGAATATTTTACTGCCACCCAATACATGGCAGGCTGTGCCGAGACAGACACGTACGATGTGGCGGCCGCGGGGCTTGAGATGAAACTGGGCGTAAAAAGTGACTACCCCATAGACCTCGCTGAAAGGGATATTCAACTCCTTGGAAATCTGTTCAAGCACTTCAGCAGGCAGATATCCGTAGATGTCCTGTGCTCCCTGCAATACCGGGATCAATGCTCCTTCATAATCGCGGTAATGCCCGAGCAGTTCCTTCAACTGTTCGTCCTGAGGCAATTCGACTACCTCGCCGGTACACTTGCAAACTGCCATTTTCCTCTCCTTTCCGGGTTTGTTATTTCCACAGGCTTACGGCATCTGTTTATGCCGCAGCCATGAAGCCGCACTCCACCTGATCAGGCATAATCCCGCTTCAATTTGAAAGACTTGCAGTATGTCGGCATCGGAAAGGCCAAAAGGCAATTAGGCTGCCGGCAAGGAAGGATACCTTGAATCATAAGGGAAACCCGCCTTCCCCTTGAATCAAAGGAGATACAATCGGCCGTTCACCGCACTAAGGAATCGCTGCCAGAAAAAGGCAAACCAATCCCGGGAAAAAACGGAATTCGGCCTGACTCCACCTAAGCGGGGTCGAATTACACGCATTGCTGCGTCAGGCCCGTGAAGGATTGACTGGGAGACGGGTCTGCCAATGCGAGTTTTCTGACTCTAATATGAATCGGGGATAGTATGAAAAAATTATAATTCAAAAGGCCGGTTATGAAGGCCACAAGACTTTTAGCACAACTGTCAGACAGCCGTCAAGAGAGCAAAAGGGAAATTTCGAAAATCTTCAAACAGTATTTCCAAAGAAACGGTCAGAGGGGGAAAATTCAAAGGGAGCTTGGAAACGACAGTGGGAAGGACCAAAGGGCAGACATGCAACTGAAAAATCGCTTTCCGCCCTTCTGTCGTTATTTGAAACTGGAATCTGAAATCTTTTTCGTAGTTGGTTCATTTGAAAAAGAGCCTAGAAACTTTTTAATTTGTCCCATGTGTTGTCTAAGAATCAAATCCCACTCCATTTTGAACCATGGTGTAAAAGAATCAGGTGATTTTTCAATTTCGTCCGCTAGGCAATCAAAATGAACATACTTTGTTTGCTCTACTTCAAGTTTTTCGGGGAATACTGGACCATCATAAATACCAAAAAAAACAGAGCAAATTTCAGACTCTGAACCAATATCAAAATAACTTGCATGATATTTAAACGTATACAAGTAATGGACATGACAACATATTCCTAGCTCTTCCTTGATTCGCCGGCTGGCTGCTTCTTCAATATCTTCTCCCTTTCTTGGATGGCTGCACACGCTGTTCGACC
This portion of the Syntrophotaleaceae bacterium genome encodes:
- the selA gene encoding L-seryl-tRNA(Sec) selenium transferase, with product MLRNIPKIDKVLDWPEVRGLLEDHTRPLVIEAIRETLDQIRQDILAAQPAVDIPAQEKITEQIGICLKNRSLPGLRRVINGTGVVLHTNLGRAILSGSLEKELSEAAFCYSTLEFNLETGTRGTRAVHVEKLLCELTGAETAVVVNNNAAAVLLALSTLARNKEVVVSRGELVEIGGSFRIPEVMAQSGAILREVGATNRTHGRDYKSAVTGETALLLKVHTSNFALVGFTSEVSVEELVAIGRETSLPVMVDAGSGTFINLQAYGLPGEKAIREYLDAGADLVTFSGDKLLGGPQAGIIVGKKSLLEPMKRNPLLRALRLDKLTLTALEGTLRLYRDEREALRRIPVLRMLTETAGELAGRAGRTVRRLRQRLPRSVSLKTLKGFSQVGGGSFPLLELPTTLIAVSIEGLSAQMLEEKLRKRTLPIIGRISQGHYLLDPRTLAEKDVADIASALQEISSVH
- a CDS encoding 2Fe-2S iron-sulfur cluster-binding protein; translated protein: MSTVSLTINGQEVTVPKGTKLLDAALGAGFFIPTFCHDENSPNYGGCRICVVEVKGARALVASCCIEAAPGMVVETESPTVVEARKTILELMLANHPMDCLTCEKAGNCRLQDYAFRYDVKQPSFGGARKNYEFDNSNPYISRDMNKCILCAKCVRTCKDVEDRAVIDLAYRGFKTKVSTALDASLAESACVSCARCVSVCPVGALTYTSLAGKARTWEVTKEEVKCTWCEAGCNFDLVKRNGKPVGVVAQGPGEGRPLCLKGRLGLELKYNDQPLTPMLKKDGQYVEVPWAEALGLEEILGKLK
- the nuoF gene encoding NADH-quinone oxidoreductase subunit NuoF; the encoded protein is MSQLKQMRSSIEEQYKEKLNRPRIVVGLGTCGIAAGGNKVMEAIKSEVANRGLDLDVDFTSCIGMCFAEPAVEISLPGSASVVYGGIYPDKVAQLIESHVVDKTPVLDLAAIQIAGDATPYEGIAVMDQSGYYKKQVRSVTSRLGRTNPESIEDYIATGGYAGIEKALTMTRLEIIDEIKKSGLRGRGGGGFPTGNKWQFVHDAPGDKKYIVCNADEGDPGAFMDRSVLEGDPHAILEGMMIAGYAIGADEGVIYCRAEYPLAIKRLNLAIETAEKMGLMGQNILGSGFNFKIRIKAGAGAFVCGEETALLNSIEGQRGMPRVRPPFPAHKGLWQKPTCLNNVETFANVPFIVRNGGDWYASMGTEKSKGSKVFCLTGKINHTGLCEVPMGITLREIVEDIAGGILGGKKFKAVQSGGPSGGCLPTEQLDLPIDYDSLIGAGAMMGSGGLVFMDESTCMVDVAKFFLTFTQLESCGKCTPCREGTKRLLEILERICEGEGQADDIATLERLARNIKGSALCALGQTAPNPVLTTLRYFRNEYEAHINEKRCPAGVCPALLTYTIVEDKCVGCTVCIKACPVGAISGEKKKPHVIDPKACVKCGACVPKCKFGAIVQA
- the nuoE gene encoding NADH-quinone oxidoreductase subunit NuoE encodes the protein MAVCKCTGEVVELPQDEQLKELLGHYRDYEGALIPVLQGAQDIYGYLPAEVLEQISKELNIPFSEVYGVVTFYAQFHLKPRGRHIVRVCLGTACHVLGGSKIFDKLQEILGVENGGTTEDLRFTLESVACIGACGLAPCIMINDDTHGRLTTDGLDKILEQYA
- the idi gene encoding isopentenyl-diphosphate Delta-isomerase — its product is MEQLILVDADGGVIGFDSKDSCHQGMGKLHLAFSILIFTTDGQLLLQKRSSQKMLWPLYWSNSVCSHPRKGEDIEEAASRRIKEELGICCHVHYLYTFKYHASYFDIGSESEICSVFFGIYDGPVFPEKLEVEQTKYVHFDCLADEIEKSPDSFTPWFKMEWDLILRQHMGQIKKFLGSFSNEPTTKKISDSSFK